From the genome of Nasonia vitripennis strain AsymCx chromosome 1, Nvit_psr_1.1, whole genome shotgun sequence, one region includes:
- the LOC116415805 gene encoding uncharacterized protein LOC116415805, producing MCDNRDAKGRFANTHPDKKYSRGRGQKRPRRFLGATCEDEPANRTRPSSSARKIQTPAAEGTSVVRNRLIDINILFPALEELLICKQCHGQVKLGESESQGLGFKIEVVCIECGQLAAIKACRKIGV from the coding sequence atgtgtgataATCGAGATGCCAAGGGAAGGTTTGCGAATACCCATCCTGACAAGAAGTACTCTCGAGGAAGAGGCCAGAAGAGGCCAAGAAGATTTCTAGGAGCAACATGCGAGGATGAACCTGCTAATAGGACAAGACCTTCAAGTTCAGCAAGAAAGATACAAACTCCAGCAGCAGAAGGAACCTCTGTGGTCAGGAATAGATTGATTGATATCAACATTCTATTTCCTGCTCTCGAGGAACTTTTGATTTGCAAACAATGCCATGGTCAAGTTAAACTTGGCGAATCTGAATCTCAAGGATTAGGATTCAAGATTGAAGTAGTGTGCATTGAGTGTGGTCAGCTGGCAGCTATCAAGGCATGCAGAAAAATTGGCGTCTAG
- the LOC100119940 gene encoding choline/ethanolamine kinase isoform X3, producing the protein MSEHNPEMRATAARICRDYLHGVWKHVTPDNIVLKRISGGLSNWLYNVQLPEGAIPVRGEPRQVLLRLYGQVHGERAFEGLITESVIFTLLSERRLGPKLHGIFPGGRIEEYIPARPLLTKELADPCISSLIAEKMAQIHTMQVPISKEPTWLWDTMYKWLDTATNILENVEDIESKQLDHVTFIKSIDLEQEISWFRSLVKQQKHPVVFCHNDMQEGNILMRQNSKTELVVIDFEYCSYNYRGFDVANHFLEWQYDYTSADYPFFTERSGSGSTKEQKLNFIRSYLRSAGKEGQAEEDRMMAEIKLFSLASDLFWGLWSIVNAKLSQIPFGYWDYAVARLRHYQYLKEKILVSGPHFPDGGVKRKVTQLD; encoded by the exons ATGTCTGAGCACAACCCGGAAATGAGGGCTACAGCAGCGCGCATTTGCCGTGATTATTTGCATGGAGTATGGAAGCACGTTACCCCAGACAACATTGTTCTGAAGAGGATTAG CGGTGGTCTGAGCAACTGGCTATACAATGTCCAATTACCCGAGGGCGCGATACCGGTTCGTGGCGAGCCCAGACAGGTTCTTCTGCGACTCTACGGTCAAGTGCATGGCGAGCGAGCCTTCGAGGGCCTGATCACCGAATCCGTCATCTTCACACTTCTTTCAGAGAGGCGGCTTGGTCCCAAGCTTCACGGTATCTTCCCCGGTGGCAGGATCGAGGAGTACATACCAGCTCGTCCCTTACTCACTAAAGAGTTGGCTGATCCTTGCATCAGTTCGCTCATCGCCGAGAAAATGGCACAGATACACACGATGCAGGTGCCCATCAGCAAGGAACCCACTTGGCTCTGGGATACGATGTACAAGTGGCTGGACACCGCGACGAACATACTGGAAAACGTCGAGGATATCGAAAGCAAACAACTTGATCACGTGACCTTCATCAAAAGCATCGATCTGGAACAGGAGATATCCTGGTTCAG ATCGCTAGTCAAACAACAAAAGCATCCTGTTGTCTTCTGTCATAACGACATGCAGGAGGGCAACATTCTTATGCGACAAAACTCGAAGACTGAACTCGTGGTCATCGACTTTGAATACTGTTCTTACAACTACAGGGGCTTCGATGTGGCAAACCACTTCCTCGAATGGCAGTACGACTACACGTCGGCGGACTATCCATTCTTCACCGAGAGATCGGGCTCCGGATCCACCAAAGAGCAAAAG ctcaatttcaTAAGAAGTTACTTGCGAAGTGCTGGAAAAGAGGGACAGGCAGAGGAAGATCGCATGATGGCAGAGATTAAGCTGTTCTCCCTCGCTAGCGACTTGTTCTGGGGACTGTGGAGTATCGTCAACGCCAAGCTCTCTCAAATTCCATTCGGATACTGG GATTACGCCGTTGCAAGGCTGAGGCACTACCAGTACCTGAAGGAGAAGATCCTGGTGTCGGGCCCGCACTTCCCCGACGGCGGGGTCAAGAGAAAAGTGACACAGCTGGATTGA
- the LOC100119940 gene encoding choline/ethanolamine kinase isoform X2 has product MGVSSKMSEHNPEMRATAARICRDYLHGVWKHVTPDNIVLKRISGGLSNWLYNVQLPEGAIPVRGEPRQVLLRLYGQVHGERAFEGLITESVIFTLLSERRLGPKLHGIFPGGRIEEYIPARPLLTKELADPCISSLIAEKMAQIHTMQVPISKEPTWLWDTMYKWLDTATNILENVEDIESKQLDHVTFIKSIDLEQEISWFRSLVKQQKHPVVFCHNDMQEGNILMRQNSKTELVVIDFEYCSYNYRGFDVANHFLEWQYDYTSADYPFFTERSGSGSTKEQKLNFIRSYLRSAGKEGQAEEDRMMAEIKLFSLASDLFWGLWSIVNAKLSQIPFGYWDYAVARLRHYQYLKEKILVSGPHFPDGGVKRKVTQLD; this is encoded by the exons ATGGGTGTCAGCAGCAAG ATGTCTGAGCACAACCCGGAAATGAGGGCTACAGCAGCGCGCATTTGCCGTGATTATTTGCATGGAGTATGGAAGCACGTTACCCCAGACAACATTGTTCTGAAGAGGATTAG CGGTGGTCTGAGCAACTGGCTATACAATGTCCAATTACCCGAGGGCGCGATACCGGTTCGTGGCGAGCCCAGACAGGTTCTTCTGCGACTCTACGGTCAAGTGCATGGCGAGCGAGCCTTCGAGGGCCTGATCACCGAATCCGTCATCTTCACACTTCTTTCAGAGAGGCGGCTTGGTCCCAAGCTTCACGGTATCTTCCCCGGTGGCAGGATCGAGGAGTACATACCAGCTCGTCCCTTACTCACTAAAGAGTTGGCTGATCCTTGCATCAGTTCGCTCATCGCCGAGAAAATGGCACAGATACACACGATGCAGGTGCCCATCAGCAAGGAACCCACTTGGCTCTGGGATACGATGTACAAGTGGCTGGACACCGCGACGAACATACTGGAAAACGTCGAGGATATCGAAAGCAAACAACTTGATCACGTGACCTTCATCAAAAGCATCGATCTGGAACAGGAGATATCCTGGTTCAG ATCGCTAGTCAAACAACAAAAGCATCCTGTTGTCTTCTGTCATAACGACATGCAGGAGGGCAACATTCTTATGCGACAAAACTCGAAGACTGAACTCGTGGTCATCGACTTTGAATACTGTTCTTACAACTACAGGGGCTTCGATGTGGCAAACCACTTCCTCGAATGGCAGTACGACTACACGTCGGCGGACTATCCATTCTTCACCGAGAGATCGGGCTCCGGATCCACCAAAGAGCAAAAG ctcaatttcaTAAGAAGTTACTTGCGAAGTGCTGGAAAAGAGGGACAGGCAGAGGAAGATCGCATGATGGCAGAGATTAAGCTGTTCTCCCTCGCTAGCGACTTGTTCTGGGGACTGTGGAGTATCGTCAACGCCAAGCTCTCTCAAATTCCATTCGGATACTGG GATTACGCCGTTGCAAGGCTGAGGCACTACCAGTACCTGAAGGAGAAGATCCTGGTGTCGGGCCCGCACTTCCCCGACGGCGGGGTCAAGAGAAAAGTGACACAGCTGGATTGA
- the LOC100119940 gene encoding choline/ethanolamine kinase isoform X1 codes for MRIVAIIRRIVLADCSEETGDRLSNMSEHNPEMRATAARICRDYLHGVWKHVTPDNIVLKRISGGLSNWLYNVQLPEGAIPVRGEPRQVLLRLYGQVHGERAFEGLITESVIFTLLSERRLGPKLHGIFPGGRIEEYIPARPLLTKELADPCISSLIAEKMAQIHTMQVPISKEPTWLWDTMYKWLDTATNILENVEDIESKQLDHVTFIKSIDLEQEISWFRSLVKQQKHPVVFCHNDMQEGNILMRQNSKTELVVIDFEYCSYNYRGFDVANHFLEWQYDYTSADYPFFTERSGSGSTKEQKLNFIRSYLRSAGKEGQAEEDRMMAEIKLFSLASDLFWGLWSIVNAKLSQIPFGYWDYAVARLRHYQYLKEKILVSGPHFPDGGVKRKVTQLD; via the exons ATGCGGATTGTCGCGATCATACGTAGGATTGTACTGGCGGATTGTTCCGAGGAAACGGGCGATCGATTATCTAAC ATGTCTGAGCACAACCCGGAAATGAGGGCTACAGCAGCGCGCATTTGCCGTGATTATTTGCATGGAGTATGGAAGCACGTTACCCCAGACAACATTGTTCTGAAGAGGATTAG CGGTGGTCTGAGCAACTGGCTATACAATGTCCAATTACCCGAGGGCGCGATACCGGTTCGTGGCGAGCCCAGACAGGTTCTTCTGCGACTCTACGGTCAAGTGCATGGCGAGCGAGCCTTCGAGGGCCTGATCACCGAATCCGTCATCTTCACACTTCTTTCAGAGAGGCGGCTTGGTCCCAAGCTTCACGGTATCTTCCCCGGTGGCAGGATCGAGGAGTACATACCAGCTCGTCCCTTACTCACTAAAGAGTTGGCTGATCCTTGCATCAGTTCGCTCATCGCCGAGAAAATGGCACAGATACACACGATGCAGGTGCCCATCAGCAAGGAACCCACTTGGCTCTGGGATACGATGTACAAGTGGCTGGACACCGCGACGAACATACTGGAAAACGTCGAGGATATCGAAAGCAAACAACTTGATCACGTGACCTTCATCAAAAGCATCGATCTGGAACAGGAGATATCCTGGTTCAG ATCGCTAGTCAAACAACAAAAGCATCCTGTTGTCTTCTGTCATAACGACATGCAGGAGGGCAACATTCTTATGCGACAAAACTCGAAGACTGAACTCGTGGTCATCGACTTTGAATACTGTTCTTACAACTACAGGGGCTTCGATGTGGCAAACCACTTCCTCGAATGGCAGTACGACTACACGTCGGCGGACTATCCATTCTTCACCGAGAGATCGGGCTCCGGATCCACCAAAGAGCAAAAG ctcaatttcaTAAGAAGTTACTTGCGAAGTGCTGGAAAAGAGGGACAGGCAGAGGAAGATCGCATGATGGCAGAGATTAAGCTGTTCTCCCTCGCTAGCGACTTGTTCTGGGGACTGTGGAGTATCGTCAACGCCAAGCTCTCTCAAATTCCATTCGGATACTGG GATTACGCCGTTGCAAGGCTGAGGCACTACCAGTACCTGAAGGAGAAGATCCTGGTGTCGGGCCCGCACTTCCCCGACGGCGGGGTCAAGAGAAAAGTGACACAGCTGGATTGA